In the genome of Coregonus clupeaformis isolate EN_2021a chromosome 1, ASM2061545v1, whole genome shotgun sequence, one region contains:
- the LOC121581984 gene encoding homeobox protein SIX3-like, protein MVFRSQLELFPAHLLLSRMLLLEEPPACASASALPGLRFSAAQVAGVCETLEETGDVERLARFLWSLPVAPGGACFIAEHESVRRARAVVAFHTGNYRELYCILENHSFTRRASHVKLQAMWLEAHYREAERLRGRSLGPVDKYRIRKKFPLPRTIWDGETKTHCFKERTRGLLRERYLQDPYPDPARKRELARATGLTPTQVGNWFKNRRQRDRAAANKNRLAHHGMRPGAMLALARKECSPTRSACSPEMILSVMDSDSDFDI, encoded by the exons ATGGTGTTCAGATCGCAGCTAGAGCTCTTTCCTGCCCATCTCCTCCTGTCCCGCATGCTGTTACTGGAGGAGCCCCCCGCATGCGCATCTGCCTCTGCTCTCCCTGGGCTCCGCTTCTCTGCagcgcag GTGGCCGGTGTGTGTGAGACTCTGGAGGAGACCGGGGATGTCGAGCGGCTCGCGCGGTTCCTGTGGTCCCTGCCGGTGGCCCCAGGTGGCGCGTGCTTCATCGCCGAGCATGAGTCCGTCCGGAGGGCGCGTGCCGTGGTCGCCTTTCACACCGGGAACTACCGCGAACTCTACTGCATCCTGGAGAACCACAGCTTTACGCGCCGCGCCTCGCACGTTAAACTACAGGCCATGTGGCTCGAGGCACACTACCGGGAGGCTGAGAGGCTGCGCGGGCGGTCGCTGGGCCCGGTGGACAAGTACCGTATCAGGAAGAAATTCCCTTTACCAAGAACCATCTGGGACGGTGAGACGAAGACACACTGCTTCAAG GAGCGGACGCGGGGCCTGCTGAGGGAACGATACCTCCAGGACCCCTACCCAGACCCCGCGAGGAAACGGGAGCTGGCGCGCGCCACCGGGCTCACTCCAACACAGGTCGGGAACTGGTTCAAGAACCGGAGACAGAGAGACCGCGCGGCCGCCAACAAGAACAG GCTTGCGCACCACGGTATGCGACCAGGTGCCATGCTCGCTCTGGCCAGGAAAGAATGCAGCCCCACCAGAAGTGCATGCAGCCCGGAGATGATCCTCTCGGTAATGGACAGCGACTCAGACTTTGACATCTGA